In Phormidium yuhuli AB48, one genomic interval encodes:
- a CDS encoding DMT family transporter, whose amino-acid sequence MSSSADISQGAIADLTKEVKQGDRQALISLCIALISVSFAPIFIKFSELELGANATVFNRLFFFFIIFGFGRFCQSRISPTQPIEEVQAITRRQWLLLIGVGAIAITSLVLWAISLQYTTVAKSMLLNNLTPIFTSLGSWLWFGKKFDKRFLIGMTIALMGAIALGLEDLNGAEGTLLGDSYALLSAVFLGIYFLIVEQLRSRFSATTILLWRCSIGSLLLLPLVIFLEGQLFPQSLTTWLAVLGLALISEGLGQRLLAQSMDKLSSSFVSLFLLLEPMVSALLAWCIFNEALNLITGIAFIIVFSGIYLAKTSQAAAAH is encoded by the coding sequence ATGTCGAGTTCCGCAGACATCTCCCAGGGAGCGATCGCCGACTTAACCAAAGAAGTCAAACAGGGCGATCGCCAGGCCCTAATCAGCCTCTGTATCGCCTTAATTTCCGTCTCCTTTGCCCCCATTTTCATCAAATTTAGCGAACTCGAATTGGGAGCTAATGCCACAGTTTTTAACCGTTTATTCTTCTTTTTTATCATCTTCGGTTTCGGTCGCTTCTGCCAGAGCCGAATCTCCCCAACCCAGCCTATAGAGGAAGTTCAAGCAATAACCCGCCGACAATGGCTCCTCCTAATTGGCGTCGGAGCCATCGCCATTACCTCATTAGTCCTGTGGGCAATTTCCTTGCAATATACAACCGTTGCTAAAAGTATGTTGCTCAATAATCTAACTCCAATCTTCACCAGTTTAGGAAGTTGGCTCTGGTTCGGCAAAAAATTTGACAAGCGATTCCTAATCGGCATGACCATTGCCCTAATGGGCGCGATCGCCCTCGGCTTAGAAGACCTAAACGGAGCCGAAGGAACCCTCCTCGGCGATAGTTACGCCCTCCTCTCCGCCGTCTTCCTCGGCATCTACTTTCTCATCGTCGAACAACTGCGATCGCGCTTCAGTGCCACCACCATACTGCTGTGGCGTTGCAGTATCGGCAGCCTCCTCCTCCTCCCCCTCGTCATTTTCCTCGAAGGACAACTCTTTCCCCAGAGTCTAACCACCTGGCTCGCCGTCCTAGGACTCGCCCTCATCAGCGAAGGACTCGGCCAACGACTGCTGGCCCAGAGTATGGACAAACTCTCCTCAAGCTTCGTCTCCCTCTTCCTCCTCCTCGAACCCATGGTGAGTGCCCTGCTCGCCTGGTGTATCTTCAACGAAGCCCTGAACCTAATCACCGGAATTGCCTTTATCATCGTCTTTAGCGGCATCTACCTCGCCAAAACCAGTCAAGCCGCCGCCGCTCACTAG
- a CDS encoding magnesium chelatase subunit H, with amino-acid sequence MFTHVKPTVRHIQAPDDLNGRTLIKVVYVVLESQYQSALSAAAQAINANNPNLAIELSGYLIEELRDPENCEDLKRDVAQANIFIGSLIFIEDLAEKVIEAVQPARDNLDAAIVFPSMPEVMRLNKLGSFSMAQLGQSKSAIAQFMRKRKEQSGASFQDGMLKLLRTLPKVLKYMPVDKAQDARNFMLSFQYWLGGSPDNLENFLLMLADKYVLPEGNQNVTYNDPVVYPDMGIWHPLAPQMFEDVKEYLNWYNSRRDISDDHKDPLAPTVGLVLQRTHLVTGDDAHYVAMVQEFESLGARVIPIFSGGLDFSQPVNKFFWEQGETDNPNNKAFVDVVVSLTGFALVGGPARQDHPKAIDSLKRLNCPYMVALPLVFQTTEEWEDSDLGLHPIQVALQIAIPELDGAIEPIVLSGRDGATGKAHAMQDRIEAVATRAMKWANLRRKPKLHKKVAITIFSFPPDKGNVGTAAYLDVFGSIHEVATALQRNGYRIEDLPENPQELMNAVIHDAAAQYASPELNVAYRMPVDEYENLTPYAKRLEENWGSAPGTLNSDGQNLLVYGKQFGNLFIGVQPTFGYEGDPMRLLFSRSASPHHGFAAYYTYLEQIWQADAVLHFGTHGSLEFMPGKQMGMSGMCYPDSLIGNIPNLYYYAANNPSEATIAKRRSYAETISYLTPPAENAGLYKGLKELGELVGSYQTLKDGGRGIPIVNTIVEKARMVNLDKDIDFPEAEAKDLSQEERDTIVGLVYKQLMEIESRLLPCGLHVIGKPPTAEEAVATLVSIASIDREEEGIMGLPSLLAQSLDRNIQDIYSNNDKGVLADVELNQKIVEATRECVGAMVAEKTDSDGRVRLENLGNWLQRMIKDEPWYEVLKAAGFHRVDKEALDKLIEYLNFCLKQVCADNELGSLLRALEGEYVLPGPGGDPIRNPDVLPTGKNIHALDPQAIPTAAAVQAAKIVVDRLVERQRQENGNEYPETIACVLWGTDNIKTYGESLAQIMWMVGVKPVPDALGRVNKLDLIPLEELGRPRIDVVVNCSGVFRDLFVNQMALLDKAIKMAAEADEPEDMNFVRKHAIKQAEEMGVNLRQAATRVFSNASGSYAANINLAVENSTWEEESELQEMYLTRKSFAFNADNPGMMEQDRKVFESALSTADATFQNLDSSEISLTDVSHYFDSDPTKVVSKLRKDGKKPNSYIADTTTANAQVRSLSETVRLDSRTKMLNPKWYEGMLSHGYEGVRELSKRLVNTMGWSATADAVDNWVYEEANDTFIKDKEMQERLMNLNPHSFRKMVGTLLEVHGRGYWETSDENLERLMDLYQQVEDRIEGVE; translated from the coding sequence ATGTTCACCCACGTCAAGCCCACCGTTCGCCACATTCAGGCACCCGACGACCTCAACGGTCGCACCCTCATCAAGGTGGTCTATGTCGTGCTCGAATCGCAATATCAGAGTGCCCTGTCCGCCGCCGCCCAAGCCATCAACGCCAACAACCCCAACCTGGCCATCGAACTGAGCGGCTACCTCATCGAAGAACTGCGCGACCCTGAAAACTGCGAAGACCTGAAACGGGATGTTGCCCAAGCCAACATCTTCATCGGCTCCCTCATCTTCATCGAAGACCTGGCCGAAAAAGTTATCGAAGCCGTCCAACCCGCCCGGGATAACCTCGACGCCGCCATCGTCTTCCCCTCCATGCCCGAAGTCATGCGCCTCAACAAACTGGGCAGCTTCTCCATGGCGCAACTCGGACAATCCAAAAGCGCCATCGCCCAGTTCATGAGAAAGCGCAAAGAGCAATCCGGCGCTTCCTTCCAAGACGGAATGCTCAAACTGCTGCGGACCCTGCCGAAAGTCCTCAAATACATGCCTGTGGACAAAGCCCAGGACGCACGCAACTTCATGCTAAGCTTCCAATACTGGCTCGGCGGTTCCCCCGACAACCTGGAGAACTTCCTGCTCATGCTGGCAGACAAATACGTCCTGCCTGAAGGGAACCAGAACGTCACCTACAACGACCCCGTCGTCTACCCGGACATGGGCATCTGGCATCCTCTCGCCCCCCAGATGTTCGAAGACGTCAAAGAATACCTCAACTGGTATAACTCCCGTCGAGACATCAGCGACGACCACAAAGACCCCCTCGCCCCCACCGTCGGCCTCGTCCTGCAACGGACCCACCTCGTCACCGGAGACGACGCCCACTACGTGGCCATGGTGCAAGAATTTGAATCCCTCGGCGCCCGGGTCATCCCCATCTTCTCCGGCGGACTCGACTTCTCCCAACCCGTCAACAAATTCTTCTGGGAACAAGGGGAAACCGATAACCCCAACAACAAAGCCTTCGTCGATGTCGTCGTCTCCCTCACCGGCTTTGCCCTCGTCGGCGGTCCCGCCCGGCAAGACCACCCCAAAGCCATCGACTCCCTCAAGCGGCTCAACTGCCCCTACATGGTCGCCCTGCCCCTCGTCTTCCAAACCACCGAAGAATGGGAAGACAGCGACCTAGGACTGCACCCGATTCAAGTCGCCCTACAAATTGCCATCCCCGAACTGGACGGGGCCATCGAACCCATCGTCCTCTCCGGTCGGGATGGGGCCACCGGCAAGGCCCACGCCATGCAAGACCGCATCGAAGCCGTCGCTACCCGAGCTATGAAATGGGCGAACCTGCGGCGTAAACCCAAACTCCATAAAAAAGTTGCCATCACCATCTTCAGCTTCCCCCCGGACAAAGGCAACGTGGGAACCGCCGCCTATCTCGACGTCTTCGGTAGCATTCACGAAGTCGCCACCGCCCTGCAACGCAACGGCTACCGCATCGAAGACCTGCCCGAGAATCCCCAGGAGTTGATGAACGCGGTCATCCATGATGCCGCTGCCCAATACGCCAGCCCCGAACTCAACGTGGCCTATCGGATGCCCGTTGACGAATACGAAAACCTCACCCCCTACGCCAAACGCTTAGAAGAAAACTGGGGGTCGGCACCGGGAACCCTCAACAGTGATGGGCAGAACCTCTTGGTGTACGGCAAACAATTCGGCAACCTGTTTATCGGCGTCCAACCCACCTTTGGCTACGAAGGCGACCCCATGCGGTTACTATTTAGCCGTTCTGCCAGCCCCCACCATGGCTTCGCCGCCTACTACACCTATCTCGAACAGATTTGGCAAGCCGACGCTGTTCTACACTTTGGCACCCATGGGTCCCTGGAGTTCATGCCCGGAAAACAAATGGGGATGTCGGGAATGTGTTACCCCGATAGTTTGATTGGCAACATTCCCAACCTCTATTACTACGCCGCCAACAACCCCAGCGAAGCCACCATCGCCAAACGCCGCAGCTACGCCGAAACCATCTCCTACCTCACCCCACCAGCGGAAAACGCCGGTCTGTATAAAGGACTCAAAGAACTCGGCGAACTCGTAGGGTCCTACCAAACCCTCAAAGATGGCGGACGAGGGATTCCCATCGTCAACACCATCGTTGAGAAAGCCCGCATGGTCAATCTCGACAAAGACATCGACTTCCCCGAGGCTGAGGCGAAAGACCTCAGTCAAGAGGAACGGGATACCATCGTCGGCTTGGTGTACAAACAACTGATGGAAATTGAGTCGCGGTTATTACCCTGTGGCTTACACGTCATCGGTAAACCCCCGACAGCGGAAGAAGCCGTCGCTACCCTGGTCAGTATCGCCAGCATCGACCGGGAAGAAGAAGGCATTATGGGACTTCCCAGCCTCTTAGCCCAAAGTCTCGACCGCAACATCCAAGATATTTACAGCAACAACGATAAAGGGGTTCTCGCCGATGTGGAGTTGAACCAGAAAATCGTTGAAGCCACCCGCGAGTGTGTTGGGGCCATGGTGGCTGAGAAAACTGACAGCGATGGCCGGGTTCGTTTGGAGAATCTGGGGAACTGGCTGCAACGGATGATTAAGGATGAACCTTGGTATGAGGTTCTTAAGGCTGCTGGCTTCCATCGGGTGGATAAAGAGGCGTTAGACAAGCTGATTGAGTATCTTAACTTCTGTCTCAAACAGGTTTGTGCGGACAATGAACTGGGGTCTCTGTTGCGGGCCTTGGAAGGGGAATATGTGCTACCGGGCCCCGGTGGTGACCCCATCCGCAACCCCGATGTCTTGCCCACGGGTAAAAATATCCATGCCCTCGACCCCCAAGCTATCCCCACCGCAGCAGCGGTTCAGGCGGCGAAAATTGTGGTTGACCGCTTGGTGGAACGGCAACGCCAGGAAAATGGCAATGAGTATCCGGAAACCATCGCCTGTGTGCTGTGGGGAACGGATAATATCAAGACCTATGGTGAATCCTTGGCTCAAATCATGTGGATGGTTGGGGTGAAGCCGGTTCCTGATGCTTTGGGACGGGTGAATAAGTTGGACTTGATTCCTTTAGAGGAGTTGGGCCGGCCTCGGATTGATGTGGTGGTCAACTGTTCTGGGGTCTTCCGCGACTTGTTTGTTAATCAGATGGCCTTGTTGGATAAGGCGATTAAGATGGCGGCGGAAGCCGATGAACCTGAGGACATGAACTTTGTCCGCAAACACGCCATTAAACAAGCCGAGGAGATGGGGGTCAACCTGCGTCAAGCGGCGACTCGGGTCTTCTCCAATGCGTCGGGGTCCTATGCGGCCAATATCAACTTGGCGGTGGAGAATAGCACTTGGGAGGAGGAGTCGGAGTTACAAGAGATGTATCTGACTCGTAAGTCCTTCGCCTTCAATGCGGATAATCCTGGCATGATGGAACAGGACCGCAAGGTGTTTGAGTCGGCCTTGTCGACGGCGGATGCAACCTTCCAAAATTTGGATTCTTCGGAAATCAGTTTGACGGATGTGTCCCACTACTTCGATTCTGACCCGACGAAGGTGGTCTCGAAGTTACGTAAGGATGGTAAGAAACCCAATTCCTATATTGCCGATACGACGACGGCCAATGCCCAGGTTCGCAGTCTTTCGGAAACGGTGCGTCTGGATTCCCGGACGAAGATGCTGAACCCGAAATGGTATGAGGGGATGTTGTCTCATGGCTATGAGGGGGTTCGGGAACTCTCGAAACGCTTGGTGAACACCATGGGTTGGTCGGCCACGGCGGACGCGGTGGATAACTGGGTGTATGAGGAGGCGAATGATACCTTTATTAAGGATAAGGAGATGCAGGAACGCCTGATGAATCTCAATCCTCATTCTTTCCGCAAGATGGTGGGAACATTGCTGGAGGTCCATGGCCGTGGCTATTGGGAAACCAGTGATGAGAACCTGGAACGTCTGATGGACTTGTATCAACAGGTTGAAGACCGCATTGAAGGGGTTGAGTAA
- a CDS encoding transglutaminase domain-containing protein, which translates to MTQPLERHTLRPHGVYALHGLTVLPANPDTGSTQPELIAVDAVRGYIIAVNPDTDDTRVLNPHNAADFIGVGGMTICENTLWFTRGDSIYFCNLDDFIAQRFITLPYALQGVAVQGGAIYVSCQKEALIYVFSRDSQKEITSFYAPGVGVENLAVRGEELWVTDTVEQTVYCMDRGTGSMHFSVLTPFSSPTALAFYPHPNQEEDLLYVAYAYEEPYIRDDPNAANPYQLTFRDRTFIHPLHVYHNAENHYTLSNGYRIEMTYTEELSPLDAVELKDFEWHIALPVDTPRQRVHGIEAIGLPFETRVIQEQPMAVFKFDHLKPFEARIFGWKAILDVRGIKYNLKPGDVSELPELPPDYPERYLVDNDNLAMDTDTVQRAARNAVGSETNLLRQVLSIRDYVYDRLEYGIKPHIDTPDVALKRGMGSCGEYVGILLALLRLNGIACRTVGRYKCPAQAELREVPMQPDFNHVWLEFFVPGYGWIPMESNPDGMGDRGPHPLRFFMGLAWYHLELVKGAKFESLMKDGKRLPKTEVSMGDLAINHVRFRILQELPPPGPTSPSDPTTNLS; encoded by the coding sequence ATGACTCAGCCTCTCGAACGACATACCCTCAGACCCCATGGAGTTTATGCCCTTCACGGACTCACAGTGCTGCCGGCCAACCCAGACACCGGCTCAACACAGCCCGAACTTATCGCCGTGGATGCCGTTCGGGGCTATATCATCGCCGTCAACCCAGACACCGACGATACCCGCGTCTTAAACCCCCATAACGCCGCCGACTTCATCGGCGTGGGGGGGATGACCATTTGTGAGAACACCCTCTGGTTTACCCGAGGCGATAGCATCTACTTCTGTAACCTCGACGACTTCATTGCCCAACGCTTCATCACCCTCCCCTACGCCCTACAAGGCGTCGCCGTTCAAGGGGGAGCCATTTACGTCAGTTGTCAGAAAGAAGCCCTAATTTACGTCTTCTCCCGAGACAGTCAAAAAGAAATTACCAGCTTTTACGCCCCAGGAGTGGGAGTTGAAAACCTCGCCGTTCGTGGCGAAGAACTCTGGGTCACCGATACCGTCGAGCAAACCGTATACTGTATGGACCGTGGTACCGGGTCTATGCACTTTAGCGTTCTCACCCCCTTTTCCTCCCCCACCGCCCTAGCCTTCTATCCCCATCCTAACCAGGAAGAAGACCTCCTCTACGTCGCCTACGCCTACGAAGAACCCTATATCCGGGACGACCCCAACGCCGCCAACCCCTATCAACTTACCTTCCGCGATCGCACCTTCATCCATCCCCTCCACGTCTATCACAACGCCGAGAACCATTACACCCTCTCCAACGGCTACCGCATCGAAATGACCTACACCGAGGAACTCTCCCCCCTCGATGCGGTGGAACTCAAAGACTTTGAATGGCACATCGCCCTTCCCGTCGATACCCCCCGTCAGAGGGTTCACGGTATCGAAGCCATCGGCCTCCCCTTTGAAACGCGGGTTATCCAAGAACAACCCATGGCCGTCTTCAAGTTCGACCATCTCAAACCCTTTGAAGCCCGGATTTTCGGCTGGAAAGCCATCCTCGATGTGCGGGGAATCAAATATAACCTCAAACCCGGCGATGTCAGCGAGTTGCCCGAGTTACCCCCCGACTATCCCGAACGCTATCTCGTCGATAATGACAACTTAGCCATGGACACCGATACCGTCCAACGGGCCGCCCGTAACGCCGTCGGTAGTGAAACGAATCTCTTGCGGCAAGTGTTGAGTATCCGTGATTATGTCTATGACCGCCTCGAATATGGCATCAAACCCCATATTGATACCCCCGATGTGGCCCTAAAACGGGGCATGGGGTCTTGTGGGGAATATGTGGGGATTCTCCTGGCCCTATTGCGTCTCAATGGCATTGCCTGTCGGACTGTGGGCCGCTATAAATGCCCCGCCCAAGCAGAACTACGGGAAGTCCCCATGCAGCCGGACTTTAACCATGTCTGGCTGGAGTTCTTTGTCCCTGGCTATGGCTGGATTCCGATGGAGTCTAACCCCGATGGTATGGGCGATCGCGGCCCCCACCCCCTACGCTTCTTTATGGGCTTAGCCTGGTATCACTTAGAATTAGTCAAAGGGGCAAAATTTGAAAGTCTCATGAAAGACGGCAAGCGACTGCCCAAAACCGAAGTGTCCATGGGAGACCTAGCCATCAACCATGTACGGTTCCGGATTTTGCAAGAGTTGCCACCCCCCGGCCCCACCTCCCCCAGTGACCCGACGACAAACCTTTCCTAG
- the hisG gene encoding ATP phosphoribosyltransferase codes for MLTIALPKGALLKDSIRSLKAVGLDFSGFLDSNNRQLQMLDESGRARGLLVRALDVPVYVEYGQAQLGIVGYDVLREKHPNVAQVADLGFGGCRLSVAVKASSPYRSPLDLPIHGRVASKFVTCARDYFRSLDLPVEIVPLYGSVELGPITGMSEAIVDLVSTGRTLKENGLIEIEVLFESTARLVAHPLSYRLNHDGLEEIVDRLRSRCNPVGVS; via the coding sequence ATGTTGACGATCGCACTGCCGAAAGGCGCACTTTTAAAAGACAGTATTCGTTCCCTGAAGGCTGTTGGTCTAGATTTTAGTGGTTTCCTAGACTCAAACAATCGCCAACTTCAGATGTTGGATGAGAGTGGAAGGGCCCGAGGGTTACTGGTACGGGCCTTAGATGTCCCGGTTTATGTGGAATATGGCCAGGCGCAACTGGGAATCGTGGGTTACGATGTCTTGCGGGAAAAACATCCCAATGTGGCCCAAGTGGCTGATTTAGGGTTTGGCGGTTGTCGTCTCTCGGTGGCGGTGAAGGCGTCGAGTCCCTATCGCAGTCCCTTGGATTTACCGATTCATGGTCGGGTGGCCTCGAAGTTTGTCACCTGTGCGCGGGACTATTTCCGCAGTTTGGATTTACCGGTGGAAATTGTCCCCCTCTATGGTTCGGTGGAACTCGGGCCCATTACCGGAATGTCCGAGGCGATTGTGGATTTGGTCTCTACAGGACGCACGTTGAAGGAGAATGGTCTGATTGAAATTGAGGTCTTGTTTGAGAGTACGGCCCGCTTGGTGGCCCATCCCTTGAGTTATCGCCTCAATCATGATGGTTTAGAGGAGATTGTCGACCGGTTGCGATCGCGCTGTAACCCAGTAGGAGTGAGTTAA
- a CDS encoding TldD/PmbA family protein: protein MANPLADLQNQISDTLKRYQHRVDYLAIRLEASEGTDIFLRGIQKTPHADHHIETLSEDVSLGGQVRACYKGGWGFSSFNRLSQLGDRVEEAVTAARLVGCEQTELAPIPILTDICQLPLTGTNPREIDLKQKKDLCDRYIEELLSISPRIATTSVRYSDCAKRLLIATSEGSFIDQSWIDLEMRFAATARDGETVQTGRETSGSRRGYEDMTDLDKQVKSAAERAVEALELPGVRGGTYPVVIDPILSGLFVHEAFGHLSEADMAYENPDLLEVMTLGRRFGGEDLQIFDGAAPQGHRGSYCYDDEATPATTTQLIENGVLVGRLHSRETAGRLGEAATGNARCLDYQHSPIVRMTNTWIGRGTTPVDQLCAGIEEGVYARNWLGGMTNGEMFTFSAGEAWMIRNGELGEKVRDVTLSGNVFQTLADIEAIGDDFYWDESGGCGKGGQNGLPVGCGGPSLRINNVVVGGEA from the coding sequence ATGGCGAACCCTCTAGCCGACCTGCAAAATCAAATCAGCGATACCCTCAAACGCTATCAACATCGCGTGGATTACCTCGCCATCCGCTTAGAAGCCTCCGAGGGGACTGATATTTTCCTGCGGGGGATTCAGAAGACCCCCCACGCCGACCATCACATCGAAACCCTCAGCGAAGATGTCAGCTTGGGGGGGCAAGTGCGGGCCTGTTATAAGGGAGGTTGGGGCTTTTCCAGTTTTAACCGACTCTCCCAATTGGGCGATCGCGTCGAGGAAGCGGTCACGGCGGCCCGTCTCGTCGGCTGTGAACAGACCGAACTGGCCCCCATTCCTATCCTCACCGATATCTGTCAATTGCCCCTCACCGGAACCAACCCCCGCGAGATTGACCTGAAACAGAAAAAAGACCTTTGCGATCGCTATATCGAGGAACTGTTAAGCATCAGTCCCCGCATCGCCACCACCTCCGTCCGCTATAGCGACTGTGCCAAACGGCTCCTCATTGCCACCTCCGAAGGGTCATTCATCGACCAATCCTGGATTGACCTAGAAATGCGTTTCGCCGCCACGGCCCGCGACGGCGAAACCGTCCAAACCGGTCGTGAAACCAGTGGCTCTCGTCGAGGGTATGAGGACATGACCGACCTCGACAAACAGGTCAAAAGCGCCGCAGAACGGGCGGTAGAAGCCTTAGAATTACCGGGTGTACGGGGGGGAACCTATCCCGTCGTAATTGACCCAATTCTCAGCGGTTTATTCGTCCATGAAGCCTTTGGCCATCTTTCCGAAGCGGACATGGCCTATGAGAACCCGGACTTACTCGAAGTCATGACCCTGGGACGACGATTTGGCGGCGAGGACTTACAGATTTTTGACGGTGCGGCCCCTCAGGGTCATCGTGGCAGTTATTGTTACGACGACGAAGCCACCCCCGCCACCACCACCCAACTGATTGAAAATGGGGTATTAGTGGGACGACTCCATTCTCGGGAAACCGCAGGACGCCTAGGAGAAGCGGCGACGGGAAATGCCCGCTGTTTGGACTATCAGCACTCTCCCATTGTCCGCATGACCAACACCTGGATTGGTCGCGGAACCACCCCTGTTGACCAACTCTGTGCTGGGATTGAGGAGGGAGTTTATGCTCGAAATTGGCTGGGGGGAATGACTAATGGAGAGATGTTTACCTTTAGTGCTGGGGAAGCTTGGATGATTCGCAATGGGGAGTTAGGGGAGAAGGTGCGAGATGTCACCTTATCGGGGAATGTGTTTCAAACCCTGGCGGATATTGAGGCGATTGGCGATGATTTCTACTGGGATGAGTCTGGCGGCTGTGGCAAGGGAGGCCAGAATGGCCTACCCGTTGGCTGTGGGGGTCCGAGTTTGCGGATTAATAATGTTGTGGTTGGAGGGGAAGCTTAA
- a CDS encoding GAF domain-containing protein: MSNFLCPCCSYPLLGYVRQGTLRWFCPRCHQEMPYGTIETSHLSYASVLEKNQSPMISEPSSSSKEVVLGQVDEEEKTIFTPISERFSDQFPALLNETVDGVRRILRADRVILCCTTRKWEAMVVAEARAPGRSSMLRCRLGRFFGSEEILHFEQGKLQVIADLNSMDLDRCPTKILECFFEVSAKLVVPVRLEEPQGMYLWGLLAVHQCYTPRDWSQREIDTTVWLAQQLAKSLERDRRYCELQAAHEALQETAFIHQESLLRPLAKPTVNFEPTPPESESPSQTVRVPPQELLKSYVAYYLSRGKAIMSPHQGSLGFPGAVYSYEGYRFEFENFWRRLQERSDFRQLYLMGDMRCFEHFLEGSYTVLECQRCHLPIPTRYGRVYDGPECTLCDDCPTKWAKSERSQATTRVLAVGEVPTESRETQRLFRQNRYEVQFVETPGEVLSRLWGTGVDVITLQGDLSESQGRHWASQLRQDSRFAELPIWGLSDRAGYGLPWMVRPLELQHYLLPPLSGEYLVRYLRSRRQEQTPLLHWFPR; this comes from the coding sequence ATGTCAAATTTTCTGTGTCCTTGCTGTTCTTATCCCTTACTGGGCTATGTCCGTCAAGGGACGTTACGCTGGTTTTGTCCTCGTTGTCATCAAGAGATGCCCTATGGCACAATAGAAACAAGCCATTTATCCTATGCTAGTGTTTTAGAAAAAAATCAATCTCCAATGATTTCTGAGCCATCATCTTCTTCAAAAGAGGTGGTTTTAGGTCAGGTTGATGAAGAAGAAAAAACAATTTTTACTCCAATTTCGGAGCGTTTTTCCGACCAGTTTCCAGCCTTGTTAAACGAAACTGTTGATGGAGTGCGAAGGATTTTGCGAGCAGACCGGGTTATTCTCTGCTGTACTACCCGTAAGTGGGAGGCGATGGTAGTGGCGGAGGCGCGGGCCCCTGGTCGGTCGTCGATGCTGAGATGCCGTTTAGGGCGTTTTTTTGGATCTGAGGAGATTTTACACTTCGAGCAAGGCAAGCTCCAAGTGATCGCAGATTTAAATTCAATGGATCTCGATCGCTGTCCGACAAAGATTCTAGAATGCTTTTTTGAGGTGTCAGCAAAGTTAGTGGTTCCGGTACGTCTGGAGGAACCCCAGGGAATGTATTTATGGGGATTGCTGGCGGTTCATCAATGCTATACGCCTCGGGATTGGTCGCAGCGGGAGATTGATACGACAGTCTGGTTAGCGCAACAGTTGGCGAAATCCCTCGAGCGCGATCGCCGCTATTGTGAGTTACAGGCGGCTCATGAGGCGTTACAGGAGACGGCGTTTATTCATCAAGAGTCGTTGTTGCGTCCTCTTGCAAAACCAACAGTGAATTTTGAACCGACACCGCCAGAGTCTGAGTCCCCCTCTCAGACTGTGAGGGTTCCGCCGCAAGAGTTGTTGAAAAGCTATGTGGCGTACTATCTCAGTCGAGGTAAGGCGATTATGAGTCCTCATCAGGGGAGTTTGGGGTTTCCGGGTGCGGTGTATAGCTATGAAGGCTATCGCTTTGAGTTTGAGAATTTCTGGCGACGACTCCAGGAACGCTCAGATTTCCGTCAACTCTATTTGATGGGAGATATGCGCTGTTTTGAACATTTCCTGGAGGGGAGTTATACGGTTCTGGAATGTCAACGCTGTCACCTCCCGATTCCCACTCGTTATGGTCGTGTCTATGATGGTCCGGAATGTACGTTGTGTGATGATTGTCCGACGAAGTGGGCCAAGTCTGAACGTAGCCAGGCGACAACTCGGGTGTTGGCGGTGGGTGAGGTCCCGACGGAGTCCCGGGAAACGCAGCGACTGTTCCGACAAAATCGCTATGAGGTGCAGTTTGTGGAAACGCCTGGGGAGGTGTTGAGTCGGTTGTGGGGGACTGGGGTTGATGTGATCACACTTCAGGGGGATTTGAGTGAGTCTCAGGGCCGCCATTGGGCCAGTCAGCTACGTCAGGATTCTCGGTTTGCGGAGTTACCCATTTGGGGATTGAGCGATCGCGCAGGGTATGGGTTACCCTGGATGGTACGCCCGCTGGAGTTACAGCATTATCTGTTACCTCCGTTGAGTGGAGAGTATTTGGTTCGCTATTTGCGATCGCGCCGTCAGGAACAAACCCCATTATTGCATTGGTTCCCCCGTTAG